From Cannabis sativa cultivar Pink pepper isolate KNU-18-1 chromosome 8, ASM2916894v1, whole genome shotgun sequence, a single genomic window includes:
- the LOC115701373 gene encoding uncharacterized protein LOC115701373: protein METSTVLREWFDRVDSDKSGSITASQLKKALAVGNLEFSISVVQQMIRMYDFDRNGTMSFDEFVALNKFLLKVQQAFSDLERDRGYLVTDEVFEALVKIGFSLDSPAFYTVCESFDKKKNGRFRLDDFISLCIFLQSARNMFDSFDTAKQGRVTLDLNQFVYCTANCRI, encoded by the exons ATGGAGACTTCCACCGTTCTCAGAGAATGGTTCGACCGAGTTGACTCCGACAAGTCCGGCTCCATTACAGCTTCTCAGCTCAAG AAAGCTCTCGCCGTCGGAAACCTCGAATTCTCTATCTCCGTTGTTCAACAAATGATCAG GATGTATGATTTTGACAGGAATGGAACTATGAGCTTTGATG AGTTCGTTGCCCTTAACAAGTTTCTTCTCaag GTTCAACAAGCCTTTTCAGACCTGGAAAG GGATCGTGGTTATCTTGTTACTGATGAAGTGTTTGAG GCATTGGTGAAAATCGGATTCTCGCTGGACTCTCCTGCTTTTTACACTGTCTGTGAG AGTTTTGATAAAAAGAAGAATGGAAGATTCAGATTAGATGATTTTATATCTCTTTGTATATTCTTGCAATCAGCTCG TAATATGTTTGATTCATTTGATACTGCTAAGCAGGGTCGGGTTACTCTTGATCTTAACCAATTTGTATATTGCa CTGCGAATTGTAGGATATGA
- the LOC115700816 gene encoding uncharacterized protein LOC115700816, producing the protein MSRYGLNLRPQQKKPPPRPPRPAALGFGDDDDNDVEKEISRHASKNKSLKDIEEQKRKALEEDPMAFDYDGVYDEMKSKTTKVQTQDREERKPKYIQNLLRKAELRQKEQEIVYERKLSKERSKEDHLFADKDKFVTSAYKKKLAEQEKWMEEERLRQLREEKDDVTKKTDLTDFYFNLGKNVAFGANDALEKKKSEKQVELRNPGKHEGVAGETLDKSRLSPESSTKKVEHEQEHHREASLEKRSSKSPDVKPISNTTVPENSSAEPGTGAGAGAVEPPKSSTHHKRGEDAVAAAKERFLARKRAKQQL; encoded by the exons ATGAGCAGGTACGGTTTGAACTTGAGGCCGCAGCAAAAGAAGCCGCCCCCGAGGCCTCCTCGCCCTGCCGCTTTAGGttttggtgatgatgatgacaaTGATGTTGAGAAAGAAATATCTCGCCATGCTTCGAAAAACAAGTCTCTCAAGGAT ATTGAGGAGCAGAAGAGGAAAGCCCTTGAAGAGGATCCTATGGCATTCGATTATGATGGAGTTTATGATGAAATGAAGTCAAAAACAACCAAGGTTCAGACACAAGACCGCGAAGAAAGAAAG ccaaaatatattcaaaatctTCTTAGGAAAGCAGAACTACGACAGAAAGAGCAGGAGATAGTATATGAAAGAAAACTTTCAAAAGAGAGAAGTAAAGAGGACCACCTCTTTGCAGATAAGGATAAATTTGTCACTAGTGCTTATAAGAAGAAGCTAGCTGAGCAGGAAAAATGGATGGAGGAAGAACGACTCCGTCAGCTACGagaggaaaaagatgat GTTACCAAGAAGACTGACTTGACCGATTTTTACTTCAATCTTGGAAAAAATGTTGCTTTTGGCGCAAATGATGCTCTCGAGAAAAAGAAATCAGAGAAGCAGGTGGAGTTAAGGAATCCAGGCAAACACGAAGGAGTGGCTGGTGAAACATTAGATAAAAGTCGGTTGTCACCAGAATCGTCGACAAAGAAGGTGGAGCACGAGCAGGAGCACCACAGGGAAGCTTCTCTTGAAAAAAGAAGTTCCAAGTCCCCTGATGTGAAGCCAATTTCAAACACAACAGTGCCAGAAAATTCAAGTGCTGAGCCTGGGACAGGGGCAGGGGCAGGGGCAGTAGAGCCACCAAAGTCGTCTACCCATCATAAAAGGGGGGAAGATGCTGTGGCTGCCGCTAAAGAACGCTTCCTAGCGCGAAAGAGAGCAAAGCAACAGCTGTAA